The Pseudomonadota bacterium genome segment AGCGTCAGCGCAAGCGTCAGCGCAAGCGTCAGCGCAAGCGTCAGCGCAAGCGTCAGCGCAAGCGTCAGCGCAAGCGTCAGCGCAAGCGTCAGCGCAAGCACTACTCTACCCCGTCTACGGAGGGTTGCTGTGAAAACAGGGCAGGCTATCGGAAGGGTGCTGCATCAGCGTCGCAGCGAGCGCCAGATATCGCAAGACACACTGGCCGCGCGTTCAGGCATTGCGCGCGCCACCATCTCCCGCATCGAGAACGGAGAGATCGAAAATCCCGGCATCGTCACCATCACCGCCATCTGCAAAGCGCTCGGACTGGGTGTAGATGCCCTGCTCGAACGAGCAGGCCTGGTGGTCGCCCGACCCTCACGAAGCAGCAACAAGGAGGCGCAGCGCCTGAAGACATTGCTCGAGCGGCTGCGAAGCGCTGTCGAAGGGGCGCAGAACGCACACGCGAGTGCCCTCGACGCCCAGCGGGCGCTCGAAGAGGTCCTCGACGGCATGAGCGAAGTCTATGCGAACGCGAGTCCAGGCGGAGCGGCGCGAATCGCCGGCGGTGGCCCGCTCTGGGATGCGTAGCATCACGCCGATGTGATCGACGCAGCCTTCACAGTGATGCAGTGCTCGCGCGCGCTGCGCACGCCCTTCGGCCTGCTCGCGCTGCCCCGACGTGAACCGTGGTCAATCGTCAGAGGTTCTCCCATGCCCTTGGCGCAGGCCTGTCATGGGGCACCTCGTCGAATCGCCGGATCCGCCCATGACGGCGTCTGCCATGGCATGGCGCAGCGCGTCGGCCCCCGCTTGATAGAAGTAGTTCGGCTTCACCACGTCATTCTGCCAATGCCGATGAAAGACCGGCGTCGTCGACCCGGAAAGGGGCGGAACGATCCACGTCCAGTCCGCGTTCACCGAACGCCCCTCGGTGCCCTCGATGCGCGCGAACTCGATGAACTCTCGGGTGGCCGTGTGATGATCGACCATCTTCACCCCCGCGACCTCGAACGAGTGCAGCACGGCAACATTCAGCTCGACCAGGGCGCGATCGCGCCAGAGCGAACGGGGACGGCGCAGGTCGAGGCCCATGCGCTGCGCGATCTGGGGAAGCACATCGTAGCGCGATTCATCAGAGAGATTGCGGGCGCCCACCTCGGTGCCCATGTACCAGCCGCTGAACGGCGCGGCCGGATAGCGCACCCCACCGCAGTCGAGCACCCTGTCGGAAACTGCCGGCACCGCATGCCACCTGAGGCCCAGCTCACGGAACCAGGCGTGCTCCGGATGCGAGATCTCCACCTCGAGCACGGCGCGCGACGGCAGCTCGAACAGGCGCGGCCGCTGATCTCCGCGCTGAATCACCAGGGGGAGGACGTCGAAACGGCCTTGCGAGGGCGGTCGCCAGCCCAGCGCCATGGCCACCTCGGTGATGGCCACGTTGGCGGGATCACCGAGAACAGTGCCGTCTGATTGTCGATATCCCGCGTAGCGGATGAGCTGGGCGTTCCAGATGCGAATCTGGGCGTGGCCATCTCGATCAGCAGGGGCGAAGACCGTGATGACCGCTCTGATCTTGCCGTCGTTGGCGGCCATGACCAGATGCTCGACCAACGCCTCGAAGACCTCGTCTTCTCGATCGAGCGCGCGGCAGTCGCGCACCGTGAGGGCCTTCCAGAAGAGACGACCGACGCATCGATTGCTGTTGCGCCACGCCACCCGCGCGCCGTGACGCAGCTCGCGCTCGCTCTGCACCCAGGTGCCGGTGCGTCGTATCTCGGCCTCGACCTCGCGCCACCGTACCGCCAGATCATCTGGAAGACCCAGCTCCTGGTGGGTGGCGCGCAGGAACTCGCGCGCCTCATCGATGACCGTTGCGTGAGCTGTTCCACTTCGTTCTGGCGAGGAGGTGGGCTGCTGCACGACGTCAGCGCTCCTCGCGCAGGCGCGCAATGTCAGGGGCGTGCCCGCGCACCCGCAGCCAGGTGCCGTTCTCGTCATGGCGCTCGCCGAGAACGCGCAGGCTGGCGCGGATGGGGCCGATGCGCCGGGTCTCGGCGTAGGCGACGAACACCTCTTCCTCGACCATGCCCGCTTCGAAGAAGGCGACGATGCGCTCGCGCAGATCGGCCACGTCTTCCGGCCGGCGGGTCGAGATGAAGATGGCCTCGGGAAACTCGGTGCGCAGCAGCGCAATCGCATCGACGGTGAGCTTGTCGCACTTGTTGAGCACGAGGCGCGACGCCACGTCGGCCACCCCGATGCTCGACAGCACCTCGTGCGTGACGGCCAGCTGATCGCGGAAGGCCGGGTCGGCGGCGTCAACCACGAACAGCAGCAGCCCCGCGTTCTTGGCCTCCTCGAGGGTCGAGCGGAACGAGGCCACCAGATCGTGGGGCAGCTTCTTGATGAAGCCCACCGTGTCAGAGACGAGAATGGGCGGCACCGACGGAGGAACCAGGGTGCGAACCGTGGTGTCGAGGGTTGCGAAGAGCTTGTCTTCGACCAGCACCTCGCTGCCGGTGAGGGCGCGCATGAGCGACGACTTGCCCGCGTTGGTGTATCCCACCAGCGCCACGCAGCGCTCGCGCGCGCGCTGCGCCCGCCCTTCGGCCTGCTCGCGCTGCACCGCCGCAATCTCGTCGTTGAGCGCCGCGATGCGGTCGCGGATGCGACGGCGATCGAGCTCGAGGCTGCTCTCGCCGGCGCGGCCCATGCGATCTTCCGGGCCGCTGCCCGTGACGCGCACCCGCGGCGAGAGGTACTTGAGCCGCGCGATCTCGACCTGGAGGCGGGCTTCTCGGGTGCGCGCGTGACGACTGAAGATCTCGACGATGACACCGGTGCGGTCGTAGACCCGCACGCCCGTCGCCTTCTCGAGATTGGCCAGCTGCGATGGGGTGAGCTCGCAATCGAACACCACGGCGTCGACCTTCTTCTCAGGCGCCCCCTCCGGACCGCCTGCACCGTCGCCCGCGTCGTCGCCGGCATCGTCGTCTTCGAATTCCGGCGGGATCAGGTCATCTTGAGAAGCGACCCTGGACGCCTCTTCATCTGCCTTCTCGCGACGCAGCGCCGCCTTGGTCTTCTTGGCGAACGAGCGCTTGGGCACGTGGCCGAGACCGCCCGTGCGCTCAGCGAGCGCCTTGAGCTTGCCCTCGCCGAGCACGAGCCCGCCGCCCACCGCGCCGCGACGCTGCGTGAGGGTGGAGGCCACGTCATAGCCAAGGGTCTTCACCAGACGGCCGAGCTCGATCAGCGAGGCCTCGGTCTCTGCTTCGGTGCCATCGGGCAGGGTGATGCCCACCAGGATTGCGCGCGGAAGGATCTTCTTGTTCTCGTTCATGGATCTGAGCCGCCGGTTCAACGCCGCGAACGAAGGCCCTGCCGGCACCGCGGCCAACCGCAACGGGAGACCCGGAACAGACGTCGAACCCGAGCAGGGTGAGCAAATCACCGCCTCCCTGGCTCTTCGGCATCATCACGCTGCCCTTCGGCATCGGCGGCGCCTTCATGGCGGTGGCCATGCCGTTCCTGCTGACCAAGGCCGGGCTCAGCGTCGAGGAGATCGCGAAGCTGAGCGCCCTTGCCATGCTCCCGTCGGCCTACCAGCTGCTGTGGGCCCCCGTGCTCGACCTCTGGATGCCGAGGCGATTCTGGCTGGCCTCTCTCGCCGTGAGCGGCGGCCTCTGTCTGAGCGCATGCCTGCTGCTGAAGCTCCCGGAGCAGCTCGCCCTGTACAAGGTGCTGCTCGTCGCCGGCCAGGCCCTGCTCGGACTCGTGGCGTCGTGCGTGGGCGCTCTTGTGTCGGTGGGGCTCAGCGAAGACAAGAAGGGCACCGCCGCAAGCTGGGTGAACGCCGGAAACCTCGGGGGCGGCACCCTGCTGGGAGGCGGCATGGTGATGGCGCTGTGGCACCTCTCTCCGAAGGCCGCCGCTCTCGCCCTGCTGGCGGTCATTGTCATTCCCGCCCTCATCGCCCTGCGCATCGAGGAGCCTCCTCCGTCACGCGACCCCCTCATGCATCACCTGGGCGCCATGGCGGTCGATGTCTGGCGCGCCGTGAGCGCGCGGCGCGGATGGTCGGGACTGCTGCTCTGCCTGTCGCCGGTGGGCAC includes the following:
- a CDS encoding MFS transporter, which gives rise to MSKSPPPWLFGIITLPFGIGGAFMAVAMPFLLTKAGLSVEEIAKLSALAMLPSAYQLLWAPVLDLWMPRRFWLASLAVSGGLCLSACLLLKLPEQLALYKVLLVAGQALLGLVASCVGALVSVGLSEDKKGTAASWVNAGNLGGGTLLGGGMVMALWHLSPKAAALALLAVIVIPALIALRIEEPPPSRDPLMHHLGAMAVDVWRAVSARRGWSGLLLCLSPVGTAVLINLLSALGADFHASDEVVELLNGWVGPFAQGAGALAGLFVLDRIDRRVAYLASGVLTAICAGLMAVGPLSQNAYIAGCITYMVITGFAYASFSAFVYEIVGTAGKTAATLYSVFPAAGNQAIAYVTWLDGWGHQRWGPRGLPAMDAALNLGGVIVLAVLLWLVAEPRTAATAPSIDVAPEAPDEPGVTTQR
- a CDS encoding XRE family transcriptional regulator, with the protein product MKTGQAIGRVLHQRRSERQISQDTLAARSGIARATISRIENGEIENPGIVTITAICKALGLGVDALLERAGLVVARPSRSSNKEAQRLKTLLERLRSAVEGAQNAHASALDAQRALEEVLDGMSEVYANASPGGAARIAGGGPLWDA
- the hflX gene encoding GTPase HflX, whose product is MNENKKILPRAILVGITLPDGTEAETEASLIELGRLVKTLGYDVASTLTQRRGAVGGGLVLGEGKLKALAERTGGLGHVPKRSFAKKTKAALRREKADEEASRVASQDDLIPPEFEDDDAGDDAGDGAGGPEGAPEKKVDAVVFDCELTPSQLANLEKATGVRVYDRTGVIVEIFSRHARTREARLQVEIARLKYLSPRVRVTGSGPEDRMGRAGESSLELDRRRIRDRIAALNDEIAAVQREQAEGRAQRARERCVALVGYTNAGKSSLMRALTGSEVLVEDKLFATLDTTVRTLVPPSVPPILVSDTVGFIKKLPHDLVASFRSTLEEAKNAGLLLFVVDAADPAFRDQLAVTHEVLSSIGVADVASRLVLNKCDKLTVDAIALLRTEFPEAIFISTRRPEDVADLRERIVAFFEAGMVEEEVFVAYAETRRIGPIRASLRVLGERHDENGTWLRVRGHAPDIARLREER
- a CDS encoding nitric oxide synthase oxygenase, which translates into the protein MTRTAPGCGCAGTPLTLRACARSADVVQQPTSSPERSGTAHATVIDEAREFLRATHQELGLPDDLAVRWREVEAEIRRTGTWVQSERELRHGARVAWRNSNRCVGRLFWKALTVRDCRALDREDEVFEALVEHLVMAANDGKIRAVITVFAPADRDGHAQIRIWNAQLIRYAGYRQSDGTVLGDPANVAITEVAMALGWRPPSQGRFDVLPLVIQRGDQRPRLFELPSRAVLEVEISHPEHAWFRELGLRWHAVPAVSDRVLDCGGVRYPAAPFSGWYMGTEVGARNLSDESRYDVLPQIAQRMGLDLRRPRSLWRDRALVELNVAVLHSFEVAGVKMVDHHTATREFIEFARIEGTEGRSVNADWTWIVPPLSGSTTPVFHRHWQNDVVKPNYFYQAGADALRHAMADAVMGGSGDSTRCPMTGLRQGHGRTSDD